In a genomic window of Nomascus leucogenys isolate Asia chromosome 4, Asia_NLE_v1, whole genome shotgun sequence:
- the LOC100597197 gene encoding olfactory receptor 9G1-like: MHRSNHTVTDFILLGFTTDPGMQLGLFVVFLGVYSLTMVGNITLIVLICNDSGLHTPMYFFIGNLSFLDLWYSSVYTPKILVTCISENKSISFAGCLCQFFFSAGLACSECYLLAAMAYDRYVAISKPLLYARAMSIKLCALLVAVSYCGGFINSSIITKKTFSFNFCHENIIDDFFCDLLPLVKLACGEKGGYKVLMYFLLASNVICPAVLILASYLFIIATVLRISSSQGRLKAFSTCSSQLTSVTLYYGSILYIYAVPRSSYSFDMDKIVSTFYTVVFPMLNPMIYSLRNKDVKEALKKLLP, encoded by the coding sequence ATGCACAGGAGCAATCACACAGTGACTGACTTCATCCTGCTGGGCTTCACCACAGATCCAGGGATGCAGCTGGGCCTCTTCGTGGTGTTCCTTGGCGTGTACTCTCTGACTATGGTAGGAAATATCACCCTCATCGTGTTGATCTGTAATGACTCCGGCCTCCACACACCCATGTATTTTTTCATTGGAAATCTGTCATTTCTGGATCTCTGGTATTCTTCTGTCTACACCCCAAAGATCCTAGTGACCTGCATCTCTGAAAACAAAAGCATCTCCTTTGCTGGCTGCCTGTGTCAGTTCTTCTTCTCTGCAGGGCTGGCCTGTAGTGAGTGCTACCTGCTGGCTGCCATGGCTTATGACCGCTACGTGGCCATCTCCAAGCCCCTGCTTTACGCTCGGGCCATGTCCATAAAGCTGTGTGCATTGCTGGTAGCAGTCTCATATTGTGGTGGCTTTATTAACTCTTCAATCATCACCAAGAAAACGTTTTCCTTTAACTTCTGCCATGAAAACATCATTGATGACTTTTTCTGTGATTTACTTCCCTTGGTGAAGCTGGCCTGTGGCGAGAAGGGCGGCTATAAGGTTCTGATGTACTTCCTGCTGGCCTCCAATGTCATCTGCCCCGCGGTGCTCATCCTGGCCTCCTACCTCTTTATCATCGCCACTGTCTTGAGGATCTCCTCCTCCCAGGGCCGCCTGAAAGCCTTCTCCACATGCTCCTCCCAACTGACCTCTGTCACTTTATACTATGGCTCCATTCTCTACATCTATGCTGTCCCCAGATCTAGCTATTCTTTTGATATGGACAAAATAGTTTCTACATTTTACACTGTGGTATTCCCCATGTTGAATCCCATGATCTACAGCCTAAGGAATAAGGATGTGAAAGAGGCTCTGAAAAAACTTCTTCCATAA